The Mangrovibacterium diazotrophicum DNA window TACAAGGCAATTTTCCGTTGTAATCAAGTTTTGGATTTCGTTCCTGAAATTGAATTTGACAATCAAACAGATAAAGACCAGATTTTAGCACAGGCTAAATTTTTACGCGCGTTCTATTACTATAACCTGGCCATCATGTTCGATAATGTGCCACTGGTATTGAATGCCTCAAGCCCGGATGATACGCCTGCACAAAATACCGAAGCTGAGGTTTATGCACAGATCAAGCTTGATTTGCAGGATGCAGTTGCGTCGCTGCCTGACCAATGGGATTCGAGCAACATGGGACGTCCGACCAAAGGGGCTGCCCTGGCATTATTGGGCAAAGTGCACATGCAATTGCACGAATGGCAGGCTGCCAAAGATGCGCTTTCGTGGTTGGTTGAAGGAGCCGGTGCAAGCTATTATGATTTGGTGTCGAATTACAAGGATAATTTCATGCACACAACCGAGAATAATATGGAATCGGTTTTCGAAATTCAGTTTTCGGATGTGAACCCTTCCGGCGATGGTGACGAGCCCAATCAGAATGTTGGGTCGAACCGGGCACAGTTTTTTGCTCCTCGCGGTATTGGCTGGTGCGATGGCCAACCTCGGAGCTGGCTGGTTGATGAGTACAAGAAAGAAGCTACTGTAGATGGGGAGATCGATCCGCGATTGAGAGCAAGTCTTTTCTATCCTGAAATTCAAACAGACTACCCGGATGAAAAAATTTATGGTCGCGACTGGCAAGCCGGTTGGGGAACCGATTGTTTCTTCCGGAAATACCAGGGTGACTATTATCGCGATCACGAAGACTACTATTCACCAATTAACTTCCGTGTGATTCGTTATGCCGATGTGCTGTTGCTTTATGCTGAATGTTTGACCGAACTAGCCAGCGGTACTCCTCCAGCACTGGCTATCGAGTGTGTGGATCGCGTGAGAGAACGGGTGAACCTGCCAACATTGGAGAACAGCACGTTGTATGCTTCTGTCGTAACATCGAAAGATGCATTCCTGAAGCGCCTGCAAATGGAGCGTTCTTTAGAACTTTGTCTGGAAGGCGTGCGTTGGGCCGACCTGAAACGTTGGAATCTTTGGGATACTGCTGAAGGTTTGAACGAACTGATCGGACGCGACCCGGACTTCAGCAACTTCGTTGTGGGTAAATCCAGCAGGCTGCCGATTCCACAATCGGAAGTGGACAACAACCCGAACCTGGATCAAAATCCGATGTACTAGTTGTTATTTCTATATCAAAGGCTGTGCTGTACGTATGCGATGAATTTCCGGGGAAGACCATTGAGTTAATCCGGAATACATCGAGGCTGCAGTACAGCCTTTAAAACTAATTTCAAGACAAAAGCAGTCGATTTTTGCTCAAATGAGTGTGTGTTTTTGTCGGTTAAATGGTATTACTATAAAATGATAAAATTTATAACCTACAGACCAATGAATCTATTTCTTCAGCTTGCCCTGTTTCTTTCGATTTTCGCCTGCAATAAGTCTTCGGACGATGGAGCAATTGTCGATGAAAAGCCGAATCCTGTGACCTTTGGTGATCCGTTCATTCTGGAGCATGACGGAACCTTTTACATGTATGGAACATCGAATGCTGAAATCGGAATTCAAGTTTTCCAATCTACTGATTTGAAACATTGGAGTGGACCAGCCGGAGAACGCTATGGTTATGCTCTTTACCGTGACGACGTTTGGGGTAACTATGGCTTTTGGGCGCCTGAAATTTATGAATTAGATAACCGTTTTTACATGTTTTTCTCGGTGCAGGAACACATTGCTGTTGCTGTTAGCGATAGTCCGCTGGGGCCATTCGTTCAGGAAAATAAAACACCGCTGCTCACAACCCAGGCCATCGATACCCATTTGTTTATCGATGAAGATGGTCGCAAATACCTTTACTACGTCGCCTTTACGGATGGTAACGTGATCTGGATGTGCGAAATGAATGACGACTATTTGTCGATCAAGGAAAATACAATTCAGGAATGTTTTGGTGTTAGTCAGCCTTGGGAAAACAGTCAGAAAGAGCCGGTTGCCAAAGTAACGGAAGGTCCGTATATCCTGAAACACAACGGACTTTACTACCTTGTTTATTCGGCCAACCATTTTGCCAGCCCCGACTATGGCATCGGTTACGCAACGGCACCTTCGCCAACCGGACCGTGGACGAAGTATGAGGGAAATCCGATTGTTGCATCAGATAGTGATATTGTAGGAACCGGGCATTGTGCCTTTTTCACCGATTTGGAAGGAAATCTGAATGTGGTGTACCATTCCCATTATAGCAAGACCAGCGTACAACCCCGTTTGGTGCACATCAACCAATGTCGTTTTGTGACCAATCCGAACGGTGGTCCCGATATTCTGGAAATCGTTGCTCCAAGGATTGATCCAATCCTGGAAAACTAAACTTTCCGCTTAACCTAACGAACCAACACAATGAATTTCAATAAAATTAAAATATTCCTTTACGCAGCTTTACTGCTGTTTGCTTGTACCAGGGTGAGGGCACAGCAACCTGATCCACCGGGACAAGTGGATAATCCGAATGAAGCAGTGAACCAAGCCTATCTTTTTGCGCATATGATCCACGAAGATTATGGGCGGTTGTATTACACGGTGAGCCTGGATGGTTTACACTGGCATGCACTCAACAACATGAAGCGTGTGTTTGAGGATTACAAAGGACACCCTGATATTTGCAAAGGCCACGACGGAAGATATTATATTGTTGGTAACAGAAGCGACGCTTCACCGGATATCAACATCTGGGTTTCCGACGATCTGATTAGTTGGGAATTGTACAATACGTTTACCCCGGATTTAAAGAGTACTCCTGACTATTCGTATGCACTGCAGCGAATTGGGGCCCCAAAGCTTTATTTCGACGAAGACTCAAAACAATACGTGCTCAGCTGGCACACGCCGCATAAAGAAGGGGGCGAGACGTATTGGGCCAGCCAACGTACGTTGTACGTTCTGTCCAAGGATTTGAAAACATTTTCCGATCACCCAACCCGTTTATTCGATTGGGACATGGGAACAATCGATGTGTTTATCCGCAAGATCGGGGAGAGCTACTATGCAATCTTAAAAGATGAAACTTACCCCACGCTTTACTGGACGACCGGGAAAACGATTCGTATCGCGAAAGCCCCGTCGTTGTTGGGGCCTTATTCAGAACCCGGACCGTCAATCAGCCCGAATTTTCGCGAAGCTCCCATGCTCATTCCTTCTCCAGATGGGAAAATCTGGTATATGTACTACGAACAGTACCCGGGAGTTTCCTATGGGCTTTCCATTGCCGATAATATGAACGGCCCTTGGTTCCAGGCGTCTGGCTATACATTTTACAGCGATTGGGACAAGTACAGTCTTCCGGCAAAAGTTCGCCACGGCTGCATGATTACCATTTCGAGGACTGAGTATGACAAGCTGGTCGAGCATTTTGGAATAGAAGAAGAGGATTAATGCAATTGACAGTTAAATGATTCAACCAGGATATAAAAAACAAAAAACGAAATTGTTGACGGTGCTGATCGGTTGCTTTGTCAGCCTGTCGTCCTCCTGCTCGTCCGGTGGCGGTGATGACATTGTGCCGAAAACTGAACCTGCCATTCACGAAAATATAGATGGTATTCGGATTGCCTGGGATTACAGCACGCGAGTGAAAATTGCGCCGGCTGATGATCAGTCTGCAGGCTATTACGGATATGCTCGAATGAGGGAGTTGCATGACGGGCGTCTGGTTTGTGTGTACGAAACTTCATACGGTAATATTGAACTGGTCTTTAGCGATGATAAAGGAGCCAGCTGGGGAGAGCGTCAAACCATATTTGCGACCGAAAATAATATTGCGATGGCGGTGCCCGATCTGATTGAGTTGACCGATCACTCGCTGTTGGTCGCTTGTAATCCGCGTCCGCGACAACCATACTCGGATGACCGGAAATTTGGAATCAAAGTATGCAAAAGTCCGGATGGCGGTCAAAGCTGGGACGAGGAACAAGAGATTTACCAGGCACAGTCGATTTTTGAAGATGGTTGTTGGGAACCGTCGTTTGTACAGCTACCCAGCGGCGAAGTTCAGCTATTCTTTGCGAACGAAGGTTTTTTTACCAGTAGTTCGGAGCAAAATATTTCCATGTTCCGATCGCTCAACAACGGAGACAGTTGGGCCGCGGAGCCTGTTGTGGTCGGATTTCGGCCGGGACGGCGTGATGGAATGCCTGTGCCTCTTCTTTTGGAAGACAAAGGCGAAATTCTGGTTGCTGTCGAGGACAATAAAGTCGGCGAATTCAAGCCAACGATTTATCGGGAGAAAATACCAAACAATTGGAATGACGTATTTATTTCAGCGGATGATTCGCGCAGATCGTATCACCCTATGACTGACCGGCTTGCTGATGACATTTATGCAGGTGCTCCGTATTTGGCTCGCCTGGAAGCAGGGGAGGTGTTGCTTTCTTATCAAACCACACTCAATCGGAGCAAACAGTGGGATTTATCTTCAATGGCAGTCGAAATAGGCGATGAGAGCGGTTTACTTTTTGGCAACCGAACCATTCCTTTCGATATTCCCATTACAAGAAGAGGGCTGTGGAACTCACTCGCGGTAATCGATGGCAATACGCCTGTAGCAATAACTTCTACTGATGCCTGGTCTACGAATTCTGTTCAGGTATGGATGATCAAAGGGCATGTCATTCCTGAGTTTGTAATTCGCCAGGGAACGGCTAGCGTGGACGGTCAGCTGGATGATGCTTGCTGGGATGGCGAATGGCCGTATTTTGTTGGGCATAAGGGTGTTTTGCGCATGTATGCTAGCTTGAGTAAAGATCAGGAGAACCTGTACTTGGCGGCCCGGATTGAAGACACTGATTATTCTTCATCGAATACAAATGAGCTTGTTTTTCAATTTGATACCGAACGGAAAGGTTACGAAAAACCACACCAGGGTATTTTTGCGGTTCATTGCCAAAGGGACGGTGCCATTTCGATTGAAGAAGGATCGTTTGGAGAATGGGAACCGGTTGAAAGTGTTTCGGGTGTTGCTTACAAGGTCGTTCAATCCGGAAGCAGCTATTTCATAGAATTGGCAATCCCGTTAAGCCTGTTTCATTCTGAATTCACGACTGGCAAGCATATGGGGATCAACTTCCAACTCAATTATAGAACGAAAAGCGGTTCCTTGATTCAGGAATCTATGGCAACAGACGACCCGGGAAAACCATACAGCTGGAGCCCGTTAAGATTTTAAATTTGAGTATACTAACATATTTACCTAATGCATATGAACAACATGAATAAAAAAATCTACTTAGGTGTAGTCGTACTGATGATGGCTTTTACGGCTTGCCAAAATTCACCGAAGAAGACGCAGGAAGAAGCGGAACCAGTTGCAAAAATCTGGACGAAAGAACAGGCTCAGGCCTGGCAGAATGAGAATGGTTGGTTGCGTGGTTCTAACTTCAACCCCAGTACCGCCATTAACCAGTTGGAAACCTGGCAAGCTGAATCTTTTGATACGGCCACGATCGATCGCGAGCTGGGTTGGGCCGAGAACATTGGGATGAACTGCATGCGTGTTTACCTCCACCACGTTGCCTGGGAAGTTGATAAGGACGGTTTCAAAGGTCGAATGGATAAATACCTGGATATCGCCGACAGTCACGGTATCAAAACAATCTTTGTAATTTTTGACGATTGCTGGAATCCAACTTACCACGCCGGTAGACAGCCCGATCCGAAACCGGGCGTACATAACTCGGGATGGGTACGCGATCCGGGAGATTTGCTGTACGAAGATTCTACTTTGGTCGATGAGCTGGAAGTGTACGTGAAAGATGTTTTGACGACTTTCAAAGACGACAAACGTATCGCGCTTTGGGATTTGTACAACGAACCTGGCAACTCGAATTACGGAAACCGCTCGATGCCGTTGCTGAAAAAAGTGTTCGATTGGGGATGGGAAGTGCGCCCGTCACAACCCTTGTCGGCTGGCGTTTGGAATCTCTCTTTGTCTGATTTGAATAAATTCCAGGTTGAAAATTCTGACGTCATCACTTATCACAACTACGAAGGGCCGGAAAAGCACCAGGCAGCAATCGATACGCTCAAGTTGTACGGTCGTCCGTTGGTGTGTACCGAGTACATGGCTCGCCGCAACAACAGCTTATTCACCAACATTATGCCAATATTGAAGAAGGAGCATATTGGCGCCACCAATTGGGGATTGGTAGCCGGAAAATCGAATACCAAGTATGCCTGGGATGAGCCGATTTCGGATGGATCAGAACCACCATTGTGGTTCCATGAAATTTTCCATACGGACGGAAAGCCTTACAAGCAAGAAGAAGTTGATTTGATCAAGAGCCTCACACTCGGAGAATAATATTGAAAAAGTTTAAGCACAGCCGCAATGCTTGCTTGAAAACGTCTGTTACTGCATGTATTTCGCCGGATGTATAAGGTGAGTTACATGCAGTTTTTTTAACTTGTAGAAGCCTGCAAACATTCAATAATAAAATCGAATACAGCAAAATGAAGATTACCAAATTTTGGACGAAGCATTGGCTATTCGTCCTGTTGCTTGCCGGTTTGTCCATACCGGCATTAGCAAAAACAGAAGTCACAAACTTGGTGTGTGAATATCACGTCAATCCGATTGGCTTGGATGTACACCAGCCGCGTTTAAGCTGGAAACTTCTATCAGACGATACGGATGTGATGCAAACCGCTTACGAGATCCGGGTAACCGACGGTAGTGCAAACGGAGATCTGCTGTGGACTTCCGGAAAGGTAGATTCTGACCAATCAGTCAATCTTGTTTATGAAGGTCCTGAATTGAAATCGGGGCAGCGTGTTTATTGGCAGGTGCGCGTTTGGGATCAAAACGGAAAAGCAAGTACCTGGAGTGATACCGCCTTTTGGGAAATGGGGCTTCTGAGTCCTTCGGTATGGACTGCATTCTGGATTACGGGTGACATGGTAATGAAAAATGCTAAAGAAAGACCAAGTCCATATTTACGTAAAGAATTCCCTGTTGCGAAAAAGGTAAAATCAGCACGGGTGTATGTCACTGCTTTGGGGCTTTACGAGCTCTATTTGAACGGCCAAAAAGTGAGTGCCGATCTTTTTACGCCAGGCTGGACCAGCTATAACAAACGACTGCAATCCCAAACATACGATGTTACCGGTATGCTTCAATCGCAGAATACCATCGGAGCGATTTTGGGAGACGGATGGTACCGGGGCAACATTGCCTGGAGAGGGAATAACTATTTTGGCGATCAAATTGCACTTTTATGTCAACTTCGGATTGAATATACGGATGGAACAAGTGAGATTGTGAAATCGGATGATAGCTGGAAAGTGGCTACCGGTCCGATCATTTCTTCTGATATCTACAATGGCGAAACCTACAATGCAAATTTGGAAATACTAGGTTGGGCAAGCGCCGGATTCGATGATGCAAAATGGCAACCGGCAGCAGTAATCGACTACACGAAAGAAACTTTAATCGCACCGCAAGGAGAAGTGGTGAAAGTTTGTGACGAAATAAAGCCTCTGAAATTGATTACTACGCCAAAAGGCGAAATCGTTTTTGATATGGGACAGAATATGGTCGGCTGGGTGCAATTGAAAGCAGAAGGTGTGAAAGGCGATACGATTACCCTGAAATTTGCCGAGGTACTGGATAAAGACGGCAACTTCTACACGGCAAACCTTCGGGCCGCAAAAGCTACGGATAAATTTATCTTGAAAGGAGAAGGGGAGGAAACCTTTGAGCCTCATTTTACCTTTCACGGTTTCCGCTATGTGCAGCTGATTGGTTACAAGAAGGAGGCAGAGTTGAGCATGATCACCGGGAAGGTTATTCATTCGGATATGAAGCCAAGTGGATCATTTAGTTGTTCCAATCCACTGATCAATCAATTGCAACATAACATTCAATGGGGACAAAAAGGCAATTTTCTGGATGTGCCGACTGATTGTCCGCAGCGTGACGAACGATTGGGCTGGACCGGTGATGCACAGGTTTTCAGCATGACTGCGGCTTTCAACTACAACGTGGCAGCTTTCTTTACAAAATGGTTAGGTGATGTAGCGGCCGACCAACTTCCCTCGGGAGCAGTTCCTCATGTTATCCCCGATGTTTTGAAAGGGGAAGGCGGCTCAACTGCCTGGGCTGATGTGTCAACAGTCATTCCCTGGAATATGTACCTGGTTTATGGCGACAAGCGGATTTTGGAACGACAATACACGAGCATGAAGGCTTGGGTTGACTACATGCATAACATGGCTGGCGATGATAATTTGTGGACAGAGAACTGGCATTTTGGTGATTGGCTGGCTTTTGCAACAACAAATTCAGACTATCCGGGAGCAACAACCGAGAAAGATTTGATTGCAACCGCTTACTATTCGTATTCGTCGGGAATCCTGGCAAAAACTGCCCGACTTCTGGGTAAGGAAGATGATGCTGCGAACTATCAAAACCTTTCGGATGATATTAAATCAGCATTTGTTCAGGAATACGTGACTCCGCACGGGCGCTTGGTCTCGCATACCCAGACTGCATATTCTATGGCGCTGTCCTTTGATCTTTTGCCCAAAGATTTAATTCCGAAAGCTGCTGCATATTTGGTGCAGGATGTCAGCAAATTTGGGCACCTGACAACCGGATTTGTAGGAACACCATTGCTTTGCAAATCTTTGTCGGATAATGGGTATTCCGATCTGGCCTTTATGTTACTGAACCGAAAAGAATACCCGTCGTGGTTGTACCCGGTTACGCAGGGAGCAACGACAATCTGGGAACGCTGGGACGGTCAAAAGACTGACGGAACATTTCAGGATGTTGGTATGAACAGTTTTAACCATTACGCCTATGGAGCCATCGGCGAATGGTTATACAGCTATGTGGCGGGGATCAATGTCGATCCGCAAAATCCGGGATACAA harbors:
- a CDS encoding glycoside hydrolase family 43 protein: MNLFLQLALFLSIFACNKSSDDGAIVDEKPNPVTFGDPFILEHDGTFYMYGTSNAEIGIQVFQSTDLKHWSGPAGERYGYALYRDDVWGNYGFWAPEIYELDNRFYMFFSVQEHIAVAVSDSPLGPFVQENKTPLLTTQAIDTHLFIDEDGRKYLYYVAFTDGNVIWMCEMNDDYLSIKENTIQECFGVSQPWENSQKEPVAKVTEGPYILKHNGLYYLVYSANHFASPDYGIGYATAPSPTGPWTKYEGNPIVASDSDIVGTGHCAFFTDLEGNLNVVYHSHYSKTSVQPRLVHINQCRFVTNPNGGPDILEIVAPRIDPILEN
- a CDS encoding glycoside hydrolase 5 family protein, whose amino-acid sequence is MNKKIYLGVVVLMMAFTACQNSPKKTQEEAEPVAKIWTKEQAQAWQNENGWLRGSNFNPSTAINQLETWQAESFDTATIDRELGWAENIGMNCMRVYLHHVAWEVDKDGFKGRMDKYLDIADSHGIKTIFVIFDDCWNPTYHAGRQPDPKPGVHNSGWVRDPGDLLYEDSTLVDELEVYVKDVLTTFKDDKRIALWDLYNEPGNSNYGNRSMPLLKKVFDWGWEVRPSQPLSAGVWNLSLSDLNKFQVENSDVITYHNYEGPEKHQAAIDTLKLYGRPLVCTEYMARRNNSLFTNIMPILKKEHIGATNWGLVAGKSNTKYAWDEPISDGSEPPLWFHEIFHTDGKPYKQEEVDLIKSLTLGE
- a CDS encoding sugar-binding protein, whose product is MIQPGYKKQKTKLLTVLIGCFVSLSSSCSSGGGDDIVPKTEPAIHENIDGIRIAWDYSTRVKIAPADDQSAGYYGYARMRELHDGRLVCVYETSYGNIELVFSDDKGASWGERQTIFATENNIAMAVPDLIELTDHSLLVACNPRPRQPYSDDRKFGIKVCKSPDGGQSWDEEQEIYQAQSIFEDGCWEPSFVQLPSGEVQLFFANEGFFTSSSEQNISMFRSLNNGDSWAAEPVVVGFRPGRRDGMPVPLLLEDKGEILVAVEDNKVGEFKPTIYREKIPNNWNDVFISADDSRRSYHPMTDRLADDIYAGAPYLARLEAGEVLLSYQTTLNRSKQWDLSSMAVEIGDESGLLFGNRTIPFDIPITRRGLWNSLAVIDGNTPVAITSTDAWSTNSVQVWMIKGHVIPEFVIRQGTASVDGQLDDACWDGEWPYFVGHKGVLRMYASLSKDQENLYLAARIEDTDYSSSNTNELVFQFDTERKGYEKPHQGIFAVHCQRDGAISIEEGSFGEWEPVESVSGVAYKVVQSGSSYFIELAIPLSLFHSEFTTGKHMGINFQLNYRTKSGSLIQESMATDDPGKPYSWSPLRF
- a CDS encoding glycoside hydrolase family 78 protein, coding for MKITKFWTKHWLFVLLLAGLSIPALAKTEVTNLVCEYHVNPIGLDVHQPRLSWKLLSDDTDVMQTAYEIRVTDGSANGDLLWTSGKVDSDQSVNLVYEGPELKSGQRVYWQVRVWDQNGKASTWSDTAFWEMGLLSPSVWTAFWITGDMVMKNAKERPSPYLRKEFPVAKKVKSARVYVTALGLYELYLNGQKVSADLFTPGWTSYNKRLQSQTYDVTGMLQSQNTIGAILGDGWYRGNIAWRGNNYFGDQIALLCQLRIEYTDGTSEIVKSDDSWKVATGPIISSDIYNGETYNANLEILGWASAGFDDAKWQPAAVIDYTKETLIAPQGEVVKVCDEIKPLKLITTPKGEIVFDMGQNMVGWVQLKAEGVKGDTITLKFAEVLDKDGNFYTANLRAAKATDKFILKGEGEETFEPHFTFHGFRYVQLIGYKKEAELSMITGKVIHSDMKPSGSFSCSNPLINQLQHNIQWGQKGNFLDVPTDCPQRDERLGWTGDAQVFSMTAAFNYNVAAFFTKWLGDVAADQLPSGAVPHVIPDVLKGEGGSTAWADVSTVIPWNMYLVYGDKRILERQYTSMKAWVDYMHNMAGDDNLWTENWHFGDWLAFATTNSDYPGATTEKDLIATAYYSYSSGILAKTARLLGKEDDAANYQNLSDDIKSAFVQEYVTPHGRLVSHTQTAYSMALSFDLLPKDLIPKAAAYLVQDVSKFGHLTTGFVGTPLLCKSLSDNGYSDLAFMLLNRKEYPSWLYPVTQGATTIWERWDGQKTDGTFQDVGMNSFNHYAYGAIGEWLYSYVAGINVDPQNPGYKHIILSPHVGGDLTNASASYNSVYGEIKSDWRIEDHDFVYNVSIPANTTATVVLPKAKGKELLVNSKPVNDEFKARIDSENDQMQIHLGSGGYSFRYPLSD
- a CDS encoding glycoside hydrolase family 43 protein; amino-acid sequence: MNFNKIKIFLYAALLLFACTRVRAQQPDPPGQVDNPNEAVNQAYLFAHMIHEDYGRLYYTVSLDGLHWHALNNMKRVFEDYKGHPDICKGHDGRYYIVGNRSDASPDINIWVSDDLISWELYNTFTPDLKSTPDYSYALQRIGAPKLYFDEDSKQYVLSWHTPHKEGGETYWASQRTLYVLSKDLKTFSDHPTRLFDWDMGTIDVFIRKIGESYYAILKDETYPTLYWTTGKTIRIAKAPSLLGPYSEPGPSISPNFREAPMLIPSPDGKIWYMYYEQYPGVSYGLSIADNMNGPWFQASGYTFYSDWDKYSLPAKVRHGCMITISRTEYDKLVEHFGIEEED
- a CDS encoding RagB/SusD family nutrient uptake outer membrane protein — encoded protein: MKKILIYSLLAVVLSLASCNEDLIDIPNPNFPTTDTFWKSPDDAQLGLDAVYTMFYKPGSWTRWIYFRYDLTSDEGYSQSPWNELKEWTRFIYFNYNFWEGNAWMWRDHYKAIFRCNQVLDFVPEIEFDNQTDKDQILAQAKFLRAFYYYNLAIMFDNVPLVLNASSPDDTPAQNTEAEVYAQIKLDLQDAVASLPDQWDSSNMGRPTKGAALALLGKVHMQLHEWQAAKDALSWLVEGAGASYYDLVSNYKDNFMHTTENNMESVFEIQFSDVNPSGDGDEPNQNVGSNRAQFFAPRGIGWCDGQPRSWLVDEYKKEATVDGEIDPRLRASLFYPEIQTDYPDEKIYGRDWQAGWGTDCFFRKYQGDYYRDHEDYYSPINFRVIRYADVLLLYAECLTELASGTPPALAIECVDRVRERVNLPTLENSTLYASVVTSKDAFLKRLQMERSLELCLEGVRWADLKRWNLWDTAEGLNELIGRDPDFSNFVVGKSSRLPIPQSEVDNNPNLDQNPMY